TGGCGCCCACCACCAGCGACGAGATCGACCGGCTGACGAGAGAGAGCGAGATCAGGGGGATCGCGACAGCCAGGGCCTTGGCCAGGAAGGCCAGCGCCAGGCCGGTATGCCACCCCAGTCGTTTCGCCACCAGGCCAGCCAGCAGCGGCCCTACTACTGCGCCAATTCCGAACATGGCCCATTGCAGAGAGGCGGCCTCATGGCCCAATTCGGCTTCTCGGGTCAGGTAATCGACCCAGAATACCGTATGTGGCACGAAGCCTGCCGCATCGAGGCCATAAGCGGCGATCACCATGATCACGACCAGTGCGCCAAGCTGACGGGTGTCTCCACCTTCCCTCAATGAGGGGAGTCCGGCTGGCTTGTCAAGCCGGGTGACGCCTCGATCGCAGATTCCCCCCGCTAGCAGTGAAACCCCTCCCAGCGCCAACCAGGTGACGGCCAGGGGATACTCGAGCAGCAGCGGCACCACGGTCGCCGCAATCAAGGCCCCCAGACCTATACCACTGAAGACTAGGGCGCCCACGGAGGCCTTGCGCTCGGGCACGGTGGCCGCCAGGGCCATGGAGGGACCAACCACCATTAGAATTGCGCCGGCAACGCCTGAGACCAGACGCCAGATGAAGAACCAAGCGAAGGGCGCTGGACTTGCACAGAGCAGAAAGCTCAGCCCGATGGCAGCGAAGGCGCCTGCCAGCACCCAGCGGGGGCGGAAGTGCTCCGATAGCCTGTGGGCGGTAAGGGCGCCGATGAAGTAGCCCAGCAGGTTGGCGGCGCCCAGATAAGCGGCTTGCGAAGCCGTGAACCAGCCCTGCTCGATCAATGCCGGCAGCAGCGGTGTATAGGCGAAGCGCGCTATCCCGATGCCGGCAAGTGTGGCCATGATGCCGGTCAGCAGCGCGGGCAGATCGTGCTTATGCAGCATGAAGCATCGCTGGTAA
This DNA window, taken from Halomonas sp. TA22, encodes the following:
- a CDS encoding YbfB/YjiJ family MFS transporter; the encoded protein is MLHKHDLPALLTGIMATLAGIGIARFAYTPLLPALIEQGWFTASQAAYLGAANLLGYFIGALTAHRLSEHFRPRWVLAGAFAAIGLSFLLCASPAPFAWFFIWRLVSGVAGAILMVVGPSMALAATVPERKASVGALVFSGIGLGALIAATVVPLLLEYPLAVTWLALGGVSLLAGGICDRGVTRLDKPAGLPSLREGGDTRQLGALVVIMVIAAYGLDAAGFVPHTVFWVDYLTREAELGHEAASLQWAMFGIGAVVGPLLAGLVAKRLGWHTGLALAFLAKALAVAIPLISLSLVSRSISSLVVGAMIPGIVALTSGRLAELVGPRAHKRLWGYATATFAAAQAASGYGMSALYATTGTYHPLFGIGSSMLAVGCLLLLFSRNIGATAESRPLA